The Bacteroidales bacterium genome has a window encoding:
- the feoB gene encoding ferrous iron transport protein B has protein sequence MNLSELKQGDKAFISKVKGRGAFRKRLTEMGFVKGKEVEVIRNAPLRDPIEYRLMNYEVSLRRSEARLVSVVTKESEINNGNGLPFQGTISDDILKLKAVEKGKTIDIALVGNPNSGKTTIFNFASRSREKVGNYGGVTVDAKMAHFKLDGYTFNLVDLPGTYSLSAYTPEELYVRKHILGHFPDIVINVLDASNLERNLYLTTQLIDMDIKVVVALNMYDELSAKGDKFDHRALGKMLGIPFVPTIGSKGKGIRTLFRKVIDVYEDRDPIMRHIHIHYGKPMERSISRIQDEIWKNKSLTDKVSSRYYAIKLLEKDESAHFSLGKLPNYPDISRIAEREIELLEKDFQDDTESMVTDFKYGFIAGALRETFQENRHSRSTRNETEVVDTFLTHRVFGFPIFLFFMWLMFYSTFTLGEYPMQWIDAGFGALNGFVSTYMTPGMLKDLLTDGIISGVGSVLVFLPNILILFFFISFMEDTGYMARVAFIMDRIMHKIGLHGRSFIPMLMGFGCNVPAIMATRTIESRSDRILTILINPFMSCSARLPVYILIIGAVFPEHPSTILFGIYGFGILVAALIAVLFKKTIFRNQEAPFVMELPPYRLPTLKAIVRNMWFKGSQYLRKMGGVILIAVIIIWAAGYFPLHKEHMEAFDQQIALVQQEHQDQISDLHMADDIDQVQQLEHDEQLQVLRLQEQKATYRLQNSYIGKLGHWFQPAIAPLGFDWKMGVALITGAAAKEIVVSTMGVLYQDSEEGMSGHTLSQKIQHQRHTDGPLEGQPVFTPAVALAFLIFVLIYFPCIAVVSAVKKETGGWKWALFLVGYTTVLAYVLSFLTYRIGLLVF, from the coding sequence ATGAACTTAAGCGAATTAAAACAAGGCGATAAAGCTTTTATCTCGAAAGTAAAAGGGCGTGGCGCTTTTCGCAAACGCCTCACTGAGATGGGTTTTGTGAAAGGCAAAGAGGTGGAGGTAATCCGCAATGCACCTTTGCGCGACCCCATCGAGTACAGGCTGATGAATTATGAGGTGTCGCTGCGGCGTAGCGAGGCGCGTTTGGTGTCGGTGGTAACGAAAGAATCAGAAATTAATAATGGAAACGGACTCCCCTTTCAGGGCACCATCAGCGACGACATTCTTAAATTGAAGGCCGTCGAAAAAGGCAAGACCATCGATATTGCTCTGGTAGGAAATCCCAACTCCGGCAAAACCACCATTTTTAACTTTGCTTCACGTTCACGCGAAAAGGTGGGCAATTATGGCGGCGTAACTGTGGATGCCAAAATGGCTCACTTCAAGCTCGACGGTTATACTTTCAACCTGGTGGATTTGCCCGGAACCTATTCGCTGAGCGCTTATACTCCCGAAGAGTTGTACGTGCGCAAGCATATCCTGGGGCATTTCCCCGACATTGTCATCAACGTACTCGACGCTTCCAATCTCGAACGTAATCTTTACCTCACCACCCAGCTTATCGACATGGATATTAAGGTGGTGGTGGCCCTCAATATGTACGACGAGCTTTCTGCAAAAGGCGACAAGTTCGACCACCGGGCGCTCGGAAAAATGCTCGGGATCCCTTTCGTACCTACGATTGGCTCGAAAGGAAAAGGCATCCGCACGCTTTTTCGCAAAGTAATAGATGTGTACGAAGACCGCGACCCCATCATGCGGCACATCCATATTCATTATGGAAAGCCCATGGAGCGTAGCATCAGCAGGATTCAGGATGAGATTTGGAAAAATAAGTCACTCACCGATAAAGTTTCGTCACGTTATTACGCCATCAAGCTGCTCGAAAAAGACGAATCGGCGCATTTTTCGTTGGGTAAGTTGCCCAACTATCCCGACATCAGTCGTATTGCCGAACGCGAGATAGAGCTTTTGGAAAAAGATTTCCAGGACGACACCGAATCCATGGTCACCGATTTCAAATATGGTTTCATTGCCGGCGCTCTACGCGAAACATTTCAGGAAAATCGTCACAGTCGCAGCACCCGAAACGAAACGGAGGTTGTAGACACCTTCCTGACGCACCGCGTTTTTGGTTTCCCGATCTTCTTGTTTTTTATGTGGCTGATGTTTTACAGCACTTTTACGTTGGGCGAATATCCCATGCAATGGATCGACGCCGGTTTTGGAGCACTCAACGGATTTGTAAGCACCTATATGACTCCCGGTATGCTCAAAGATCTGCTTACCGACGGAATCATTTCCGGGGTGGGCAGCGTGTTGGTATTTCTACCCAACATTCTCATCCTGTTCTTCTTTATTTCTTTTATGGAAGATACAGGTTACATGGCCAGAGTAGCTTTTATCATGGACAGGATTATGCACAAAATCGGTTTGCATGGCCGATCGTTTATTCCGATGTTGATGGGATTTGGATGCAACGTGCCGGCCATCATGGCCACGCGTACCATCGAGTCGCGTTCCGACCGTATCCTCACTATTCTTATCAATCCATTTATGTCGTGTAGCGCGCGACTGCCTGTTTACATTCTTATCATCGGAGCCGTTTTTCCGGAGCACCCCAGTACCATTCTTTTTGGCATCTATGGTTTTGGTATTTTGGTAGCTGCTCTGATAGCAGTTTTGTTTAAGAAAACAATATTTAGAAATCAGGAAGCGCCCTTTGTCATGGAGTTGCCGCCCTACCGGTTGCCCACGCTCAAAGCCATTGTTCGCAATATGTGGTTCAAAGGTTCGCAGTACCTGCGGAAAATGGGCGGTGTAATTTTAATTGCTGTAATAATAATATGGGCCGCTGGCTATTTTCCATTGCACAAAGAGCACATGGAGGCGTTCGATCAGCAGATTGCATTGGTACAGCAAGAACACCAGGATCAGATTTCCGATCTACACATGGCCGACGATATCGATCAGGTGCAACAACTGGAGCATGATGAGCAATTACAGGTTTTGCGTTTGCAGGAGCAAAAAGCAACCTATCGTTTGCAAAATAGTTACATCGGGAAGCTGGGGCATTGGTTTCAGCCGGCGATAGCACCTTTGGGCTTCGACTGGAAAATGGGTGTGGCCTTGATTACCGGGGCGGCGGCCAAAGAAATTGTGGTGAGCACGATGGGTGTTTTGTATCAGGATTCCGAAGAAGGAATGTCTGGCCACACACTGTCACAAAAAATCCAGCACCAGCGCCACACCGATGGACCGCTCGAAGGCCAGCCTGTGTTTACTCCTGCGGTGGCTTTGGCATTTTTGATTTTTGTGTTGATTTATTTCCCATGCATTGCAGTGGTTTCTGCCGTTAAAAAAGAAACCGGTGGGTGGAAATGGGCTTTGTTTTTGGTCGGCTACACCACGGTGCTGGCTTATGTCCTGTCATTTTTGACCTATCGGATAGGACTTTTAGTATTTTAA
- the dnaJ gene encoding molecular chaperone DnaJ, which yields MTKRDYYEILEITRDANEGEIKKAYRKMAIRYHPDKNPGDHKAEDKFKEAAEAYEVLNDNDKRQRYDRFGHDGLRGQGGGGYDMSMEDIFSNFGDIFGSAFGGFSGGFGSSSRRRRVNRGSNLRVRVKLTLEEIANGINKKIKVNKYKKCEECSGSGAKGGSSYSTCSTCHGSGQVTRVTNTFLGQMQTASTCPACGGEGQVITSKCASCNGDGIVRGEEVISIEIPAGVAQDMQLSVSGKGNAGARGGINGDLIVVIEEAEHESLIRDGDNLIYNHFISFAEAALGATAYVPTLDGKAKVSIEAGTHSGKVLRLKNKGIPHLQQYGRGDLLVNISVWTPQSLSREERELLQKLDESESFKPSPSKSQRGIFNRMKEYFQ from the coding sequence ATGACAAAACGAGATTACTACGAAATACTGGAGATAACACGCGATGCCAACGAAGGTGAGATAAAAAAAGCTTACCGCAAAATGGCGATACGTTACCATCCCGACAAAAATCCCGGCGATCACAAAGCCGAAGATAAATTTAAAGAAGCTGCCGAAGCTTATGAAGTGCTGAACGACAACGATAAGCGTCAGCGTTACGACCGTTTTGGTCATGATGGTTTACGTGGGCAAGGCGGTGGTGGCTACGACATGTCGATGGAAGACATCTTCTCCAATTTCGGCGACATCTTTGGCAGCGCCTTTGGCGGCTTTAGTGGCGGTTTTGGCAGTAGCAGCCGGCGACGTCGTGTCAACAGGGGCAGCAATTTACGTGTGCGCGTAAAGCTTACCCTCGAGGAAATTGCCAATGGAATCAATAAAAAAATAAAAGTTAATAAGTATAAAAAGTGCGAAGAGTGCTCGGGAAGCGGTGCCAAAGGTGGCAGCTCCTACAGCACATGCAGCACTTGTCATGGTTCAGGCCAGGTAACGCGCGTTACCAATACTTTTCTGGGGCAAATGCAAACGGCAAGCACTTGCCCGGCCTGCGGTGGCGAAGGGCAGGTAATCACCAGCAAATGTGCTTCCTGCAACGGCGATGGCATCGTGCGTGGCGAAGAGGTGATTAGCATCGAAATCCCCGCTGGCGTAGCCCAGGATATGCAGCTTTCGGTGAGTGGTAAAGGAAACGCGGGAGCCCGGGGCGGCATCAATGGCGACCTCATCGTAGTGATAGAAGAAGCCGAGCACGAATCACTCATCCGCGACGGCGACAACCTCATCTACAATCATTTTATCTCTTTTGCCGAAGCAGCGCTGGGAGCTACCGCCTATGTGCCCACCCTCGACGGGAAAGCCAAGGTGAGCATCGAAGCAGGTACACATTCCGGTAAGGTGTTGCGACTAAAAAATAAAGGCATCCCACACCTGCAACAATATGGGCGCGGCGATTTGCTGGTGAACATCAGCGTGTGGACGCCACAAAGCCTCAGCCGCGAAGAACGCGAGCTGCTGCAGAAGCTCGACGAATCCGAAAGCTTCAAACCCAGCCCCTCCAAAAGTCAGCGCGGCATTTTCAATAGGATGAAGGAATATTTTCAATAA
- a CDS encoding nucleotide exchange factor GrpE: MDEKTKSPKNKNSKPKDGNKHQHTDEEVHRDDKKIMRTIIRKQERARLETRINELEGNLAELSDKYLRLFSEFDNYRKRTNKERIELLDTASAGLIKELLPVLDDFDRAMQLLDDADDPKVASSVEGMRLIYNKLKNLLMRSGLEPMKSIGETFDTDFHEAITNIPAPAPDLVGKVVDEIQKGYMLKGKVIRFARVVVGQ; the protein is encoded by the coding sequence ATGGACGAGAAAACAAAAAGCCCCAAAAATAAAAATTCAAAACCAAAGGATGGGAATAAGCATCAGCACACCGATGAAGAAGTACACCGTGATGATAAGAAGATAATGCGGACTATAATAAGAAAGCAGGAGCGTGCCCGGCTTGAGACCCGTATCAATGAACTTGAAGGGAACCTTGCCGAGCTCAGCGACAAGTATCTGCGCCTGTTTTCCGAATTTGATAATTATCGCAAGCGTACCAACAAAGAGCGCATCGAACTGCTCGACACCGCTTCGGCCGGATTGATAAAAGAGCTGCTGCCGGTGCTCGACGATTTTGATCGTGCCATGCAACTGCTCGATGATGCTGACGACCCCAAAGTTGCAAGCAGCGTCGAAGGAATGCGGTTGATATACAATAAACTAAAAAACCTGTTGATGCGCAGTGGTCTGGAGCCAATGAAGTCGATTGGCGAAACATTTGATACCGATTTTCACGAAGCCATCACCAACATTCCCGCACCTGCTCCCGACCTGGTGGGTAAGGTTGTCGACGAAATTCAAAAAGGTTACATGCTCAAAGGCAAGGTTATTCGCTTTGCCCGCGTAGTGGTGGGGCAATAA
- the recA gene encoding recombinase RecA has translation MAKEKNDTDKIKADKMQALQLTLGNIEKHYGKGAIMMLGDSPIENMPTISTGSIGLDAALGVGGLPKGRIVEIYGPESSGKTTLALHAVAEAQKAGGIAAFIDAEHAFDRIYGEKLGVDTKNLLVSQPDNGEQALEIADNLIRSGAIDIIVIDSVAALTPKAEIEGEMGDSRMGLQARLMSQALRKLTATISKTGSICIFINQLREKIGVMFGNPETTTGGNALKFYASIRLDIRRTGQIKDTESVSGNRVRVKVVKNKVAPPFRSAEFDMIYGEGISKLGEIIDLGAEHEIIKKSGSWYSYGDTKLGQGRDAVKKLLEDNPELADELEAKIREVIK, from the coding sequence ATGGCTAAAGAAAAAAATGACACCGACAAGATAAAAGCGGATAAAATGCAAGCGCTACAGCTCACGCTGGGCAACATAGAGAAACATTACGGCAAAGGCGCCATCATGATGCTGGGCGACTCACCCATCGAAAACATGCCAACCATCTCCACAGGCTCCATCGGATTGGACGCTGCGCTTGGCGTTGGTGGGCTGCCCAAAGGAAGGATTGTAGAAATCTACGGGCCGGAGTCGTCGGGTAAAACCACCCTGGCCCTTCATGCCGTGGCCGAAGCACAAAAAGCGGGGGGCATTGCTGCATTTATCGATGCGGAGCATGCCTTCGACAGAATCTATGGTGAGAAGCTTGGCGTGGACACAAAAAATCTGCTGGTGTCGCAGCCCGACAACGGTGAGCAAGCGCTCGAGATTGCCGACAATCTGATTCGCTCAGGAGCCATCGACATCATTGTCATCGACTCGGTGGCAGCCCTCACGCCAAAAGCTGAAATAGAAGGCGAGATGGGCGACTCCAGGATGGGCTTGCAGGCACGGCTTATGTCGCAGGCTTTGCGCAAGCTTACCGCCACTATTAGCAAAACCGGCTCGATCTGTATTTTCATCAACCAGCTGCGCGAAAAAATCGGCGTCATGTTTGGCAACCCGGAGACTACCACCGGTGGCAACGCGCTGAAGTTTTATGCTTCTATCCGCCTCGATATTCGCCGCACAGGACAAATAAAAGACACCGAATCGGTAAGTGGTAACCGTGTGCGGGTAAAAGTGGTAAAGAACAAAGTTGCCCCGCCATTCCGTAGTGCCGAATTCGATATGATCTATGGAGAAGGTATTTCCAAGCTGGGCGAAATCATCGACCTGGGCGCAGAACATGAAATCATCAAAAAAAGCGGCTCCTGGTATAGCTACGGCGACACAAAACTGGGACAAGGACGCGACGCGGTGAAAAAACTCCTTGAAGACAACCCGGAACTTGCAGACGAGCTCGAAGCTAAAATCCGTGAAGTGATCAAATAG
- a CDS encoding DUF5063 domain-containing protein, with translation MENEDILKEPVYSPFVLEFVAVAQKYCLFIEEIDNYSVGEIFDYMHKALSLLYVRGSVLPKVTPEHYEANEKYVTEEQWQNVFNALREKLGKDDEYWFNENDNPLNELIKGSLADGFTDIYQDMRDFVLLYQKPLRDAKKVAVWEMRELFQAHWGFRIVNLLKVLHYNLYSENRPTAMTGVDGLPI, from the coding sequence ATGGAAAACGAAGACATTTTAAAAGAACCGGTTTACTCTCCTTTTGTATTGGAATTTGTAGCGGTGGCGCAGAAGTATTGTTTGTTTATCGAAGAGATCGATAATTACTCCGTGGGCGAAATTTTCGATTACATGCATAAAGCTCTGTCGTTGTTGTATGTGCGCGGCTCGGTGCTGCCGAAAGTAACGCCCGAACACTACGAAGCCAACGAGAAATATGTAACCGAAGAGCAGTGGCAAAATGTTTTTAACGCTTTGCGCGAAAAGCTGGGAAAAGACGACGAATACTGGTTCAACGAAAATGATAACCCGCTCAACGAACTGATAAAAGGTAGCCTGGCCGATGGTTTTACGGATATTTACCAGGACATGAGGGATTTCGTGCTGCTGTATCAAAAACCATTGCGTGATGCCAAAAAGGTTGCGGTGTGGGAGATGCGCGAATTGTTTCAGGCACACTGGGGTTTCCGGATTGTGAACCTGCTCAAGGTTCTGCATTATAATCTTTACAGCGAAAATCGCCCGACAGCAATGACCGGCGTTGATGGCCTCCCCATTTAG
- the murA gene encoding UDP-N-acetylglucosamine 1-carboxyvinyltransferase, producing the protein MSSFEICGGKRLSGEIIPQGAKNEALQVICAVLLTRQPVTISNIPEIRDVIKLIDLLKLLGVEAEKTAEATWRFTASDIQLDILLTDEFRKKSAQLRGSIMIIGPLLARFGKAFIPQPGGDKIGRRRLDTHFIGLEKLGAKFDYDFQKNYYSVVAERLEGTYMLLDEASVTGTANVVMAATLAKGTTTIFNAACEPYVAQLCKMLNSMGARIEGIGSNLLTVNGVEALSGCSHRLLPDMIEVGSFIGMAALTQSNIKIAGVNPADLGIIPDVFRRLGIKMQLNADSIVIPEQEGYEIETFMDGSIMTIADAPWPGFTPDLISIALVVAIQAKGSVLIHQKMFESRLFFVDKLIDMGARIILCDPHRATVIGLDRQYKLRGIRMSSPDIRAGVALLISALSAEGKSIIDNIEQIDRGYQNIDGRLRALGAEIERI; encoded by the coding sequence ATGAGTTCTTTTGAAATTTGTGGTGGCAAAAGGCTCAGCGGTGAGATTATCCCACAGGGTGCCAAAAATGAAGCCCTTCAGGTAATTTGTGCTGTGCTGCTTACACGCCAACCGGTTACCATCAGTAACATTCCGGAGATTCGTGATGTAATAAAACTCATCGATTTACTCAAACTGCTTGGTGTGGAGGCGGAAAAAACTGCCGAAGCAACCTGGCGTTTTACGGCTTCTGACATCCAGCTCGATATCCTGCTCACAGACGAGTTTCGCAAAAAGAGTGCACAGTTGCGTGGCAGTATCATGATCATCGGGCCGTTGCTGGCGCGTTTTGGCAAAGCATTTATTCCACAGCCCGGCGGTGATAAAATAGGTCGGCGTCGGCTCGACACCCATTTTATAGGATTGGAAAAGCTGGGGGCTAAATTCGATTACGATTTTCAAAAAAACTATTACAGTGTCGTAGCTGAGCGGCTCGAAGGTACTTACATGCTTCTCGACGAAGCTTCCGTTACCGGCACCGCCAATGTGGTGATGGCTGCTACTTTGGCAAAAGGTACAACCACCATCTTCAATGCTGCCTGCGAACCTTATGTGGCGCAGCTTTGCAAGATGCTCAATAGCATGGGCGCCCGCATCGAAGGCATCGGCTCCAACCTGCTTACCGTAAATGGTGTAGAGGCACTTTCGGGCTGTAGCCACAGGCTGTTGCCCGACATGATCGAGGTAGGAAGCTTTATTGGCATGGCCGCGCTCACACAATCCAATATTAAAATTGCCGGTGTCAATCCTGCCGATCTGGGCATTATCCCCGACGTTTTCAGAAGGCTGGGCATCAAAATGCAGCTCAACGCCGACAGCATTGTAATCCCCGAACAGGAAGGCTACGAAATAGAAACTTTCATGGACGGCTCCATCATGACCATTGCCGACGCGCCCTGGCCCGGATTTACGCCCGACCTGATAAGTATTGCTCTGGTGGTAGCCATACAAGCCAAAGGCAGCGTACTGATTCACCAAAAGATGTTTGAGAGCCGTTTGTTTTTTGTTGATAAACTTATCGACATGGGCGCACGCATTATCCTGTGCGACCCGCACCGCGCCACAGTTATCGGCCTCGACAGGCAATACAAGCTGCGCGGCATCCGCATGAGTTCGCCCGACATCCGTGCCGGAGTAGCATTGTTGATCAGCGCCCTCTCGGCTGAAGGCAAAAGCATCATCGACAACATTGAGCAGATTGACCGGGGCTATCAGAACATCGACGGACGCCTGCGTGCACTTGGCGCGGAAATTGAAAGGATTTAA
- a CDS encoding translation initiation factor has translation MAKKFKKITGDIVYSTNPDFSFQFQEEAQEETLSPAQQNLKVWLDRKMRKGKVVTLVKGFVGTTEDLESLAKLLKTRCGTGGSAKEGEIIIQGEVREKVLAILKSEGYKAIAAGG, from the coding sequence ATGGCTAAAAAGTTCAAAAAAATTACCGGCGACATTGTTTATTCCACCAATCCCGATTTTTCATTCCAATTTCAGGAAGAGGCACAGGAGGAAACACTAAGTCCTGCCCAACAAAACCTGAAAGTATGGCTCGATCGCAAGATGCGCAAGGGAAAGGTGGTGACGCTGGTGAAAGGTTTCGTGGGAACCACGGAGGATTTGGAGTCTCTGGCCAAACTTCTCAAGACGCGCTGTGGAACCGGTGGATCGGCCAAAGAAGGTGAAATCATAATACAAGGCGAAGTGCGCGAAAAGGTGCTGGCAATCCTCAAAAGTGAAGGTTACAAAGCCATTGCTGCGGGAGGGTAG
- the bcp gene encoding thioredoxin-dependent thiol peroxidase gives MAFLNKGDKAPDFQVKDQDGKMVALKDFLGHKVILYFYPKADTPGCTAESCNLRDNYDDLLGRGYKIIGVSPDTVEKQKKFAEKYNLPFSLLADTELEVIKAYGAWGTKSMYGKSYEGLLRTTYVIDEKGKIEKVITSVKTKDHAAQILQAMEND, from the coding sequence ATGGCATTTTTAAACAAGGGTGATAAAGCTCCCGATTTTCAGGTGAAAGATCAGGATGGAAAAATGGTGGCTCTGAAAGATTTCCTGGGTCACAAAGTCATTCTTTATTTCTATCCGAAAGCTGACACCCCCGGTTGCACTGCCGAAAGCTGCAACCTGCGCGACAACTACGACGACCTGCTGGGACGTGGTTACAAAATTATTGGCGTAAGTCCCGACACAGTAGAGAAGCAAAAAAAGTTTGCTGAGAAATATAACCTTCCTTTCTCGCTGCTCGCCGACACTGAGCTGGAGGTGATCAAAGCTTATGGTGCGTGGGGAACCAAAAGCATGTATGGAAAAAGCTATGAAGGCCTGCTGCGCACCACTTACGTGATAGATGAGAAAGGTAAGATTGAGAAAGTAATTACATCAGTAAAAACCAAAGACCATGCTGCACAGATCCTGCAGGCAATGGAAAATGATTAA
- a CDS encoding tetratricopeptide repeat protein, which yields MRIQFIKTTALMAIAALIFAVSGCNTENANQHDATSENTDTVLMMLNKAISNNADNDAAYISRADYYLLMNNVDSALRDILIAISIDDKNANHYITLSDAYLADGNPDKCLDALDKALHLNPESREAFLKKAQLYLIMRDYKESRAALTQLLDLDGINPKAYFIAAIGQLEQADTAAAIRSLQTAVDQDQEYFEAQLELGIIFAAQKNPVAVSYLRNAIELRPRTLEPYYQLGLFFQENDKTESAIKTYQNILDIAPEYVPALYNLGYIHLVYLNDFARAADYFTQVITLAPGYTEAWYNRGFTYEQMGQYDMARSDYNAALEKTSNFQKAIEGLNRLDEKH from the coding sequence ATGAGAATACAATTTATAAAAACGACAGCTTTGATGGCTATTGCCGCTTTGATTTTTGCTGTAAGCGGATGCAATACCGAAAATGCCAACCAGCACGACGCCACATCCGAAAATACAGACACTGTGCTGATGATGCTGAATAAAGCTATTTCTAACAATGCTGACAACGACGCCGCTTACATTAGCCGCGCGGATTACTATCTTTTGATGAATAATGTAGATAGTGCTTTGCGCGATATTCTCATCGCCATCAGTATCGACGATAAGAATGCCAATCATTATATCACCCTGTCGGATGCCTATCTGGCCGACGGCAATCCCGACAAATGCCTCGACGCACTCGATAAAGCGCTTCATCTAAATCCCGAAAGCCGCGAAGCATTTCTCAAAAAAGCACAGCTTTATCTAATCATGCGCGATTACAAAGAAAGCCGCGCCGCCCTCACACAACTGCTCGATCTGGATGGGATCAATCCTAAAGCATACTTTATTGCCGCCATCGGCCAACTGGAACAAGCTGATACTGCTGCTGCCATCCGCAGCCTTCAGACAGCTGTAGATCAGGATCAGGAATATTTTGAGGCGCAGCTTGAATTGGGGATCATCTTTGCTGCACAAAAAAACCCCGTCGCGGTAAGCTACCTCAGAAATGCCATCGAGCTACGCCCTCGCACATTGGAACCTTATTATCAGCTCGGCTTGTTTTTTCAGGAAAACGATAAAACCGAAAGCGCTATCAAAACCTACCAAAACATACTCGACATAGCTCCCGAATATGTTCCGGCACTTTACAACCTGGGCTATATCCATCTGGTTTATTTAAATGATTTTGCCAGAGCAGCCGATTATTTCACGCAGGTTATCACCCTGGCGCCCGGGTACACCGAGGCCTGGTATAATCGTGGTTTTACCTATGAACAAATGGGGCAATACGATATGGCGCGCTCTGACTACAACGCAGCGCTGGAGAAAACAAGCAACTTTCAAAAGGCCATCGAAGGCCTCAACAGACTGGATGAGAAGCATTAG
- a CDS encoding TlpA disulfide reductase family protein has translation MKKYFIVTTIIIASLLLVASPIRAQVSRTTGVEPGNVLPDITLNDLDGNPHKISELRGSIVLVDFWASWCRPCRRENIVLVKTYRDFQSKKFKDAEGFKILSISFDKTRQDWSKAIEADGLFWETHVSDLQGWHSMAAKTYNVRAIPTNFLIDQKGVIIAKNLHGEQLAEALRKLMKE, from the coding sequence ATGAAAAAATATTTTATTGTTACAACGATAATAATCGCATCACTGCTGCTTGTTGCCAGTCCAATCCGGGCACAGGTGTCGCGAACAACAGGAGTGGAGCCAGGCAATGTTTTGCCTGACATTACCCTGAATGATTTGGATGGCAATCCACACAAAATCTCTGAGCTTCGCGGAAGCATTGTCCTGGTCGATTTTTGGGCATCATGGTGCCGACCATGCCGCCGCGAGAACATTGTGTTGGTGAAGACTTACAGAGATTTTCAAAGCAAAAAATTTAAAGATGCCGAAGGTTTTAAAATCCTAAGCATCTCCTTCGACAAAACTCGCCAGGACTGGAGCAAAGCCATAGAAGCCGACGGCTTGTTTTGGGAAACGCATGTAAGCGACTTGCAGGGTTGGCATTCGATGGCTGCCAAAACATATAATGTGCGTGCCATCCCCACGAATTTTCTCATCGACCAAAAGGGCGTAATCATTGCCAAAAACCTGCATGGCGAACAATTAGCGGAAGCCCTTCGAAAATTGATGAAGGAATAA